CGTTAGTGACGTTCATGAATGCTTGAGGCAGACCGTGTCGCCAAGGGCTAAACCGCAGCAATGAGGGATATGAAATGAAAGTATTGATGGTTCTGACGTCTCACGATCAACTGGGTAACACCGGCTTGAAAACAGGCTTTTGGCTTGAAGAGTTTGCTGCCCCTTACTTCGTTTTCAAAGATGCCGGCGCCGAGGTGGTTCTGGCCTCGCCAGCAGGTGGTCAGCCACCTCTGGATCCTAAGAGTGAGCTACCCGATTTCCAAACCGAGATGACCCACCGGTTCAATGCTGACCCTGCTGCACAGAAGGCCTTGGCAACGACCGTCAAGCTCGACACGGTTAGCGAGGAAGATTTTGATACTGTGTTCTACCCAGGTGGTCATGGCCCGCTGTGGGATCTTGCTGAATCAAAGACCTCTATCGGTCTGATCGAAGCCTTTGAGCGCGCCGGTAAACCCATTGGCTTCGTTTGCCACGCTCCTGGCGCATTGCGACATGTCAAGTCTGCTGACGGCGCGCCGCTCATCAAAGGACGCCGAGTCACGGGTTTCACAAACGGTGAGGAAGCGGCGGTAGAACTGACCGATGTCGTGCCGTTTCTGATCGAGGATGAGTTCCAGCGCCTGGGTGGGCTCTACGAGAAAGGGCCGGACTGGGCACCGTTCGTGGTCGAAGATGGCAAGTTGATTACGGGCCAGAACCCTGCCAGCTCTGAGGCCGTAGCTAAAGCCCTCATCGCCCAACTGAATTAAATTCAGAGCCCGGCCATCGATGCGCTCATGAACGTTGATCGGTTCGACACGGCAGGGGTTACAGTTGTAACGCAGTTCTAGGCGTTCGCCGCCGGCTGGCCGAGGGATTCGCGATAATGCGCTTCGTCGACTTCGGTCAAGGTTGCATAACCGTCGTAGTGATAGATTCGATGTTGGTCACGGGCGTAGCGGTCATTGAGGAATTGGAGGGTTGCCAGGTCGATCCGCTTGGCGCTCAGCGGGCGTCGGTGGCAGAACAACTTACGCGTGCCCAGTTGCAGGAAGTCGGGATGGGGCACGCGGACTTCATCAGGGTCGAATGCCACATCCAGCGGCTTGCCTTCCGAGAGAATCAGGGTAGGGCTGATGGCATAGGTGCCGAGAATGCGGGTATCGGAGGGGTGTAGTCGTTTTTTTGCCTCGCCGTAGTAATACACCGCATCCCGATCCTTGGCCCAACCATGTCCGCAGGACTCGAACGTGGCCGCTTGCGCCTTGCGAATCGGCTCCGGGGGTTGGTAAAAAATCCGGTGACAGAACACGGTCTTACCGTCAGTCAGGTAGGGCGCGCCCAGTGAGCGGAAGTGCTCCGCTGGCTCCCGGGAAAACCGTTCAGGTACCGCGGATTGGGCGTTATGGAACGGGATCAGATACAAGCCCTGGGCATCACCGCACAGGTGCGTGTCCAGCAGTTTGAAACTCGCCGCGTCCAGCCCGTTGATCACGCGACCATGGAAATACACCTGGCGGCCCAGCTCGAAACCGAGACCGATGGCCCGTAAGGGCAGTGTTTCTGCTGGCGTTTGCGATGCTTCAGGCAGGGCCTGCAGGCGGTGCCACCAATAGTCCTTCAACTGTGGATGGGCCTTGAAGTAGGGAGCCCATGTCTCTTGCATGGCCGCATCGATGATGCCGCCAGAGCCCAGCGGGCCGTGCTTGTCACCGACCAGCACGGGCGAGTAATCCTGGTCATTGCGATAGAGCTGGGTCACTACGAAGCTTTCTACGTCGACGTCAAGGCGCTTCTGGCGCCTGTAGACGTGCTGATGATCACGGTAATACTCGAACCCCAAGTGGCGAAAACTCGGACCATGGGCATCACGCAAGCGGGTTCCGGCGGCGTAGACGAACGTGTCGTCCACGGCAAAATAGTCATCCTCGTGTTCGCTGGCGCTGACCACGCGGCCGCACTCATCAAACTCGGGCTGCCAGCTGTTGAGCAGGTGGAAATCGCCAACGTAGCGAATGCTCTTGCCGGTCAGGTAATAGGCGCGGTGTTGGTCTTTGGCATAGCGTTCGTTAAGCACGGTGAAGGTCGCCAGATCGGCATTGTCGATGCGATAGAAATATTCATATGAAATGCTCGAACCTTGCTGTGCTTGCACGATGATCGACTGCCCGTCGGTGCCCCAGCGATGGGCGAGCATCTGGAAGTCGTCCGGGTTGGCGATCGGCAGCGGCGTGCCGTCTTTCTGGTGCAGGGGCTTGAAGCCCTTGTAGACCTGACCGTCGATCACTCGATAGGACGGGTGGTTGCAGTACCGCACCCGCGTCGTGGCGCGGGCGATAAATTGCCCTTGCAGAAAGAGATGCACACCATCGCTGAACAGGGCAGACGCTGAAGTCACCGAGGAAGGCGAGGCTGGCAACAAGGCCAGGCTGTCGGGTCGTGCTTGCGGGATTTGGCTGATCGCGTAGTCACCGAACCAATAGGCGCCCGTTGCGTCACGCCAGTACTGGTGGCCGAGGCTTTCCAGGTCGCTGTCGAAGCGAAACGGCAGGGCCTGCAGCGCGTGGTAGCCATGGCGCTCCCGGTAGGCTGGAAGCAGGTAGTAATCGCGCAGCATGTCGCGCAAGACCCAAGGGTTGCGTCGATGTCGCCAAACCGGCTGACCGGCCAGCAAGGGCGAGGGCGGATAATGCCCAGCGCTGGCAGACTGTGCTATCGCGCCGGGGTATGCACCTTCGGGGTTGAGCATGATGTACACATCAGGCACTTGCCCATCGCCCAGCAGCACACCGTCCATGAACGCGAAGCCTTGATGCCATTCAAGCTGCAGCGGCTCCCAGTCAGCAATAGCCGTCTCTATGTCTGTCATGTTATTGCGTCTTGAGCGTCTGATGGTTAGCCAAGGTCTACAAGTTTTGCACCGAGCTCGGCCCCTGGCGAAGCAGGCTCAGGGTGTATACCTTGGCAAATTTTGTCAAAAATAGGCGAAGTCATGAGTACTATGAACATCTCCCTGCCGGACGCTCTCAAATCGTTCATAGATGATCAGGTTAGCCTGCGAGGCTACAGCACCAGTAGCGAATATGTGCGGGAGCTGATTCGCAAGGATCAGGATCGGCAGCACCTGCGCGGCCTGGTACTGGCCGGGGCAGAGTCGGCTCCCACTGCTCCTGTGAATGGCGACTACTTCGAATCTCTACGGGCCAAGGTTCGCAAGGGGTAAGGATGAAGGCGAAACTCGTCATTGCGCGCCTATACGCACATCAGTCGTCATCCGGCATCGGGTATCTCCCGGTACGTAACGTAGCCCAATCTGTAAAGATTGGGCTTTTTTACGTCTGGAAAATGGAACACCAAGCCAATGGTCTACGCCGCCACGCTCAGAAAATGAACTTGAACAGCGCAATCACCACGATCAGGCCAATCAGGAAAATGATGCCTACGGTACCGCCAAGGAATTTCAACATAAAAACGCTCTCATTCGGATGGGCTTAATCGTCTAGACCACTACCGATAACGCTCGTTTCGTTGAATATTCATGCGGGGTGATCAATGAACCGCAAAGGACCTCGGCACCGATACATGCTCGAATTTTGCAATGGTCTTGATCCAGTAGCGGCGATAGTCCGTCTGGTCCGGTGCCAGCGGTTTGTGGCTCGACCATGGGTGCTTCGTCTTCAGGCTGGCGCGGTAGGCTTCCCATTCTTTCTGCTCGGCCACTTCCCGGGCTTTGCTCCGGTCATCGAACCAGCCCAGAACGTAAGCTTCGCCCTGATCCGTTGCGTGCGCTATCAGCAAATAAATCTCTGTCATGACTGACCTACCGTTCTGTCCTGCACCCCAGTCGCGGGGTCTTATCCTGGGTATCGGCCGTTACTTGACGTTTTTGAGATTTAACGCAGAAAAACGGCGCGCCCAAAGGTGCGCCTCACGAAATTGATGAACAGTCGCACAATCACTTTGACTGGCGAGCGCTTCCACGGCGGTTTTGCGCAAGTCGGCGACTTCATCCACGATCCAGACGCCAGGCTCCTGGTCGCGCAGGGCCATTTCGCCGAAGCGGGTGGAGATGACGGGCAGGCCGAGGGCGCGGTACTCGTAGTATTTGATCGGGTCGACCGAAGCGGTCAGGCGGTTGAGCTTGAACGGGATCAAGCCCACCGAAAACGTTGCCATGGCGGCGATTGCACTGGCGTGGGAGCATTCGGCGAGCAGCTCGATGTTGTCGGGCAATACGCAAGGCGGCGGTGTGAAGAGGGGGCCGATCAGCCGGATGCGGTTTCCAGAATTGGCCTGCGCCAGCGCGATGACCAACTCCCAATCGAACCAACGCCCCAGCGTGCCAACGTAGCCGAGTACCTGTTGCTTGGCACCGAAATCCAGGCTTTCGACTGGCGCCAGTGCGTGCATGTCACAGGCATTGAGGACCAGTTCTACCGGGTCGGTTGTGCCCAGTAGTTTGTCGCGAAGGGGGTTGGAGGACGCCAGTACTTTGCCGACTTGTCGAATGAGCTGTGCCTGGCGGCGCTCCATGGACCTGCGTGACAGGCCCTGATAAAAGGCCGGGAAATCATCCATGGCATCGTAGACGGCATGGCTTGCAGGGATGAAGGCCAGCAGTTGCAGGGCCAGTTCGGAAGGTTTTCCGACACAGATCATGCAAGGCCCTTCTGCGGAAAATGCCGCAGCCTCTTTGAACAGGTTGCGCCACAATCGCTTGAGGAGCATGGCCGAGCCCGGAATGGGCTCGATGGGTAAGCTCCGGGGTTTGCAGACCTGCAACCAAGGTGCAACGGCGACGCTTTGCTGGTCGGCAACAGGCGGCTTGCGCCTGAAATCGTTCAGCGTGGGTAAGCGCGTCGGGTACGGATCGATCCAGAGTACCGGCGCCCCGGTCTGGTTGTGATACCAGTTGACGAAGTGATGTGGGCGTTGGCTGAAGCTGGCCCATGGCACCGGGGACAGGTAGATCATGCGCATGGCTGGAAGTGCTGCCTTAAAACGTCGACGATGCGCGCGGCGGCCTTGCCGTCGCCATAGGGGGAACCCCCTCGTGCCATGTCCTGATAAGCCTGTGGGTCATCGAGCAGCCGCTGTGCTGCTTCGACGATGGTGTCCCGGTTGGCGCCGACCAGCTTGACCACGCCGAGGTCGACCGCCTCCGGGCGTTCGGTTTCCTCCCGCAGAACCAGCACCGGTTTGCCCAGGGCCGGGGCTTCTTCCTGTATGCCCCCGGAGTCACTGATGATCAGGTACGAGCGCTTCATTGCCGCGATGAACGGCGCGTAATCCAGCGGCGCGCAGAGGATGATGTTCGGAGTCTGGCCGAGCAGTTGATGCACGACATCCTTGACGTTCGGGTTGGGATGGACAGGATAGAGGATCTGGATGTCCGGGTTGCGCTCGGCCAGGTGCTTGAATGCCTGGCAGATATTCTGGAACGGTTCGCCGAAGTTTTCCCGGCGATGGGCGGTCACCAGCACCAGGCGTTTGCCGGCGTCCAGTGGGATAGCCAAGGCGCAGTCTTGTGCGGCAGTCATCAGCAAGGCATCGATCACGGTATTGCCGGTCAGGGTGATATCGCTGGTGGCGACACCCTCGCGCAGCAAGTTGTCCACGGCCTGCTGGGTGGGCGCGAAATGCCAGCGGGTCAGCTTGCCGGCGATCACCCGGTTGGCTTCTTCGGGGAACGGATTACCGAGATCCCCAGTACGCAGGCCCGCTTCGACATGGCCAAAGGGAATGTGCCGGTAGAAACACGCCAGTGCCGCACTCATGACCGTGGTCGTGTCGCCTTGAGCCAGCACGACATCCGGTTTCTCGGCTTGCAGTACGCCGTCGAGCCCAAGCAGCAAGCGTGAGGTCAGCGCCGCCAATGACTGGTTGGGGCGCATGATGTCCAGGTCCAGGTCGGCGGTGATTGCGAAGCCTTCGAGCACCTGGTCCAGCAAGCCTCGGTGCTGGGCGGTGGCCAGTACCCGACAAACGATAGTGTCTTGGGCCTGGAGCGCCTTGATCACGGGGGCCATTTTGATGGCCTCCGGACGCGTACCGACGATGCAGAGTACCTTGCGGGTCATGCCTGGTGATGTCCTATCGTTGTGACGAGTGAGCGGGCTATCCGGTCCGCGTTGGCCATGAGCGTCAGCGTGTGGGATTTCTCGGTAAGGCTGGGCAGGCAGGCGCCGTCGACAATATGCACGCCGCCAAGGCCGGCGACTTCGCCAAGGTGATCGGTCTGCCCGATCCTGGGCGTCGAGTGCATGGGCAGGGTCCCCGCATAATGGATATCCGCCCCCGGCCTGCCGATGGTGAAGCTCATGGGCATCAACAGCGCGCCCATTTTCCAATAGACCCGGCGCAGCGTTGCCTCGACAGTTTTCATGAGCCCGGGGAGCTCGGGATGCACGTGGCCGTTGATGCGCAATGAGCCGTCAGGGCGCAAGACCGCGGTGTTGTTGGACAGGTGCCCGGGAAGGAAGATGTTCCCGACGAGGCAAGCGCTGAGCAGGTTTTTCAGCAGTTCGATGCTGTAGCGTTTGCTCATGGGGATCCGGTTGACAAACTCGGTCATCGGCAAGCCTGTGGTACTGAATGTCGAACCGAAAGCGCTGGTCCTGGCCGTCAGCGCCAGGGCGAACGATAGCTGGCCCAGGCCGAATGTCGACACCCTGGGGGTTGCGAGCATTTTTGGCAGCCACAGCAGGAAGGCGGCCGTCGGTGATGACAACAGCGGGAGCGGGGCCGAATGGTTCAGGCCCTTGAGGGCGAGCCGGGTCGTGGCCAGGGTCCCCGCCGCCAGCAGCAGGCGCGTGGCGCAGAAGCGTCGGGCGGAGCGGCGATCGGTGATCGCCCATGCACCGTCCAGTTTCTGCAGTTCCTCCACGAGAAAGTCCTGGACGTGCTGGAACCCTGGGTATTGCTTGAGTTTTTGCAGCTCTTGCGAGGCGCTATACAAGGCCTGGTTCTGACAGCCCCACAAGCAGTTTCCAGACAGGTCGCAGGCCTTGCGCTCGTCCAGAGGCTGGCTCAAGACGGCTACCCTGGAGCGGCCAAGGCGAAACCCCAGCTCGGGAAACGCCGATTGGCGCCGGGTGTACTGATCGAGCAGGCGCTGGTGCAGTGCGTCCAACGGCAGAGGCGGTTGCGACCATTGATCGAGACCGAAGTAGCTTGAGAGGTCGTCGTCGGCCCGGCCACTGATACCAATCCGGCGAGATACCGTTTCATAGGACGCCTGCATTTCGGAGAAATCGATGGGCAGCCCGGCAAAGTCGCTGGCCCCGAGCGTTGCCACGCCGCAGCCCCAGGCATTGGACAGGCCTCCGGTTGCCAGTGAGCCGATGCCGATAAAGTTGTCGGTCTCGATGCGATTGCGGGCGCTGAACCCTTCGAAAACATGGGCGTGGGTCGGCGTCTTCAGCTTGGGCGATACCGCGTCCAGCTGGTTCAAAGCGTGGAAGTTTGCGCCGAGCATCCATTTCCATTGATGCTCATCGTTTGCCCTGGCGCTGAGAAATGGACGCGTCGGCGGCGTCGCCGAGCCTGTATCGGCCTGGGCATCGACCATCAGGACTTTCAGGCCCGCCTTGACCAGCGGGTAGGCTGCCGAAGTCCCGGCCGGGCCGCTGCCGACAATGATCACATCAAATTCAGGCTTCACGGTGGGCTTCACTTCCAAGCAACAACTGGCGGGCAAAGGGGCGGCCTATCAGCGCCGCTATCTTCCACGCCAGCGCTTTGACCGAGGTAAGACCCAGCGCAACCAGCGTGGCGACGAGGCGGCGAGGCTGTTGGGCGCCGAGAAACACCTGCGCCCCCTGGGGGCTGGCTTCGGCAATACCGAGTGCAACCTGCAGGCGCCAGGACAGTTCCTGGCCGTCGGGCTTGTGCAGGACACCGGGATTGTCCAGAAGCGCCAGGAGTATCGGCCAGCGCATCATCCAGCGTGAATGAAGGATGGCTCGGGTTTTACCCGCACGTTCCAATGCCCTGGCGTAACGACTGACCAGGCTTCTTTGCGGCGGGCGTTTGAGCAGGTAGTTCAAGAGGATTGCGGCTTCTTGCAGAAGTCCTCGACGTTGCCCATGGCCGGAGCGATGCATGCCGTGGGCAAGCGGGCGCAACTGGATGCCGAGTTTTTGCAGGGAGCGTTCGCTGTCCATGGGCGGCAGGTGGATGAGGGAAAAAATTCGCTCCAGGCCCAATTTAGCGCTCAAGGATTGTCCGAGTGACAGGCGCAATAGCCTGAGCAAGGCCACCGGCAGAGGGACGGGCAGACGAGCGGCACGCACCCGGTGCGCGGCGATCGACATCAGGAAGCGATCAAAGGCAATCGGCTGTACGGCGCCCAGATTGAGTATCTCGGCATGAATGTCGTTGCGCTCGACGACCGCTAATATCGAGGTTGCCAAGTCGTCGACATGAATGGGTTGCACGCCAGGCGCCGGCATCAGGATCGGAATGAACGGGCTTCGGCGCACCAGCCCTGACAACAGGCCAAAGAGCCCGCGTTCGGGGCCGCCATACACTTGGCCGGGACGGATCACGGTGCCCCCGGCGGCCAGCACGTGCTGTTCGATACGCCACTTTGTCCGGCCATACACGCCAGGGGCCGTGGCCTCGGCGGTTTGACTGGAGATGAAGATGAACCTGGCCGAGCCTTGTTGGGCACACTGGATCAGCGCCTGGGCCGCCTTGACTTCGTCGTCTGCGCCGAGGGCTGCTGTCGATGTGTCGGCCGCCAAATGGATCAACACCTGGGTGCCCGTCGGGCACTCGGGCGCCGGGCCCCGCAGGTCATAAGGGAGCCAGGCATAGGTGGCGGGGCACGGCTGGCGCGTGGCGCACATGACCTCGTGTCCGCTTGCCGCCGCGAGCGCTGACAAACGTTGTCCGATGTAGCCTGTCGCGCCGGTAATCAGTAGCTTCATCGTCATGCGCCTTCGGCGGGGTCAGCGGGAACAGGCGGGCGCGTATCTGAATGAAACACGAACAGTTTGCTGATCCAGTAGGTCAGGGCCACGCAGACCACGTCGCTGACGAATTTCACCGGGGCAGGACTGTTGACGAAATACAGCCCCACGCTGAACAGCGCCGAAGCGAGCGGAATATTGATGGCAAGCAACGAGAAATAGCGCACCGCTTGAACCTTGCTGCTGCCCCCCGTCGACTGGAACGTGAAGTGCCGGTGCAAAAAAAACGCGAACACACCGGCTACGCCTTTACCCGCGATGTTGGCCAGGACGGGTTGATCGTTGAACAAGGCCATCAACAGCAAAAAGGTCCCCATGTCCAGCGCATAGGCCACGAGTTGGATGGTGCCGTACCTGATAAAGGTCAAGACTTCCTCCGGATGACCACGATGTGGTGCAGCGCCAATACCCGTCTCAACGGATACAACAGTTTTTCCACGACCTTGAGCACGGGAATCAGTGCGTCGGGCAGCAACTGACGAAAGTTCAAGCCACCGGAAATCAGGTAGCGCAGATAATTGCCGCAGATTTCCTGGTGGACGATTTCCAGGCCCGGGTGCTTGCGCTCGAACGCCTGTCTGTCGCGAACGAAGACGATGTAGCTGAGGGCCTGGTTGGCCCCGTTCATGGGCCCGGTCGTGGGGGTTTCCCAAGACGGGAAGTGCATGTCGAAGCCTTCGGACTTGAACAGGCGCTTGTAAAGAAAAGCGGCAAAGGGGCCGTGGAAGGGTTCGATCAAAATGGCGCCGCCGCCGGTCTTGAGTGTTCTTTCCAGCTCTGTGAAGAACCGATCGGGATGAGGGAAGTGGTGAAAACAGTTCTGGCCATAAAACGCCCTGACCGAGTGATCGTCCAGGCTCATTGCCTCGGCATTGAGCGCCATGTCCAGTTTCTCGGTCGCGACAATGTCCGTCGCCAATACATCAGGGTACGAATTGCGCATGGGCGCGATGCCCGCCCCCAACTCCACCTCAAGACCTTCGACCTTGAAATAGCGGTCCGCCAGGCGATGAAACGCATGGTGAAACTCTACGAAGACTTCCCGAAGCATTCGCTTGCGTTCAAGCACTTTGCCGTGAAGCTCCAGGCGTTCGCTGCCATCGACATCCAATGCCTTGAGCGACGGGTCCGATAAAAAATCTCTCAGCGCTTTAATGAGTTTTCTTCCCGTAAAGAGGTTGCTCTACCACGCCTGGATTGCCGTGGCCTGCTGGGTACGGAAGCGATGTCATAACCGAGGAACGCCATGATCAGTTGCAACCCCATGAGCATGGGCAGTGCGCTGAGCATCACGGTTCCGGCTGGCGTCGCGATGCCATTCTGCGCCGATTCATACCAGTGATAACTGCCGAAAAGGGTGCCGAACAAGAACATGAGAATCCCGATCGGCAGCTCGATCGAGGCCAGGGACATGTCGCGCAGGTAATAGTTGTAGAGCACGCGCTTGGTGAAATTGCGCAGGTGTTTGAACAGGAATTCCCCCACGATTTTCGAGATCTTGAGGTGACTGACCTCATCGCCGTATCGGGCTTGCATCGCAATATCCACCACGACGGCGCGCACGGTATTCAGGCGGAACAGAATGTCGGTCTCGAAAAAGTAGCGTTGGCTGACCTTGTCCAGGGGTAACAGCCGGGCGACGTCGCGGTGGATCGCCGTGTAGCCGTTGGTGGGGTCGAACAGATCCCAATAACCGGTCGACAGTTTCGCCATCAGCGACAACACGGCGTTGCCGAACAGGCGAATGCGCGGCATCGATTGGACTTCTTCCAGATCGAAAAACCGATTGCCCTTGGTGTAGTCGGCTTCGCCCGCCAGGATCGGTTCGATGAACAGCGGGATCAGGGTGGGGTCCATCTGGCCGTCCCCATCGACTTTGACGATGATACTCGCGCCGTCGTCGAGAGCGGCTCGATAGCCGGTCATGACCGCACCGCCCACGCCTTTGTTGACGTCATGGGGCAGCACCTTGACCCGGGGGTCGTTACAGGAGGCCAGGACATGCCCGCCTGAGCCGTCCGGACAGGCGTCGTCGATGACATAGATGCGCCAGACCTCCGGCCCTATGGCCGCTATGACGGCGCCTATATGAGCGGTGACCCGATAGCTGGGGATGACGACGGCGACGCGTTGCTCGTCCGTGAAAAGCGCTGTTTTTGAGTTCATCGATATCGCCCACTATTGCCTGAATGAAAGTGACTTGAACGCCAGGGGAGTGTCGGTATGCCCGGATGCATAAATGATCACGGACGTGGCATTGGCAGGGGCAACGACGTTCATCTCATGGGTCTCCCATTGCGTGGTGCAGTCAAACGTCTCGATGCTGGTGGTAATGAAGTCGCCTTGTTCGTCCATCCAATTGGCCTGGATTCTTCCGGTCGTGGCTGTCGTTGCGCAGCGTGCCGAGACGCTGTTGGTGTACGTCTGCCCCGGCGTCACGTCGACACGCTGGGTTGCCGGTGTCTTGACACTGACGGTCAGGATCTTGCGCGCCGCGTCATAAGTCGCGGGTGACGTCAGGCTCCAGCCTTCGAGGCTGGACAGTTCTGGGTTGAGCAGGTGTTCGTAGTGCGTGTCATTGAGCTTGCGCAGCTCCACGTCACCCAGTCTGGCATACGACGTGGACACATTGAGCAGTAGGTCCAGTCGCGCCTGGGGAACGGACTTGAGGTCGATTACCAGCCAGCTCACCTGGCGCTGGCGCAAGCGTTGGGCAAGCTCCGGTGGCGAGGTCGCCGCGTCGAATTCGCTTTTCCACTTCAGGTTGTACCACGACGCGTAAAGGGCATCGCCATGCAAACCCGCCATCAGGGGCGACGCAAAGACCGCCACGGGCTGATGCCCGGTATTCAAGGCGTTGACGGCGTCGACCATTTTTCGAATGGGCAGGCGTTCCACCAGATAGGCATCCCGAGCTGCCGTGCTCAACAGTGCAGAGAATCTTATTTCGCCATAGTAAGTCGCGGCCTGGATGAAGCGGGTATTGGTCAGGATCAACACGGCGCCGGCCACGATGGCGAGGCTGCGCGGGAAGATCCTGGCGTCGGAAAAAGGCAGGGCCAGGATCACTGAGAACAGCGCGAAGGAGGGGAACACATAACGCAGGTAGGCGGTTGAGTGGAATGTCATGAACATCGCGCCGGCGCCGACCAGGAGGATGCACAGGGCTTTTCTGTTGCCGCTCAACAGCGCCGCGACGCCGGCGGTGGGCAGCAATAGCCATTGAAAGCCTGCCGCGCCAACCCGCCCTTCGATGAACTGAGGTGACTTGAAGACCATTCGATAAAGGGTGTCCCAGGTCATCCCGGTACCGAAAGTGGCCGGTGGTTCGAAGTTGATATTCGGCCAGAGCGGCGAATGGAAAATGGCATTGAAAAACGGGAACACGGGGTTGCCGGTCAAGTACCCGGCAGAGACATAAGGGGTAGCACCGGCCAGTATCAGGGCGACACTGCCCAGCAGGAGCGTCTTGACGATCCCTTGGACGGCCCAGGCCTTGTAGTGCAGCAAGAGGATCACCAGCAAGACCGGCAGTACGCTCAGGGTCACCGCCTTGGTCGCCATGGCGAAGCCCAGCAGGAGGCCGGCCAGGACCAGTTGCGACAGGCGCTCCCTGGGCTCCGGCGTGAAGCTTGAGACCTTCAGGATCGCCAGCGTTCCGGCCATCATGAACGCGGTCCACGCCGATTCTATGTGCAGGCTGCTGCTTTCAGCGAAGGCGAGGGGGGTCGACACAAAGATCAGGCTGGCCCAGCGGGCGCTGGTGGCAGAGCCCCCGGCCCAGAGGGTCATGTTGCGGATTT
The sequence above is drawn from the Pseudomonas sp. St316 genome and encodes:
- a CDS encoding type 1 glutamine amidotransferase domain-containing protein — its product is MKVLMVLTSHDQLGNTGLKTGFWLEEFAAPYFVFKDAGAEVVLASPAGGQPPLDPKSELPDFQTEMTHRFNADPAAQKALATTVKLDTVSEEDFDTVFYPGGHGPLWDLAESKTSIGLIEAFERAGKPIGFVCHAPGALRHVKSADGAPLIKGRRVTGFTNGEEAAVELTDVVPFLIEDEFQRLGGLYEKGPDWAPFVVEDGKLITGQNPASSEAVAKALIAQLN
- a CDS encoding DKNYY domain-containing protein; amino-acid sequence: MTDIETAIADWEPLQLEWHQGFAFMDGVLLGDGQVPDVYIMLNPEGAYPGAIAQSASAGHYPPSPLLAGQPVWRHRRNPWVLRDMLRDYYLLPAYRERHGYHALQALPFRFDSDLESLGHQYWRDATGAYWFGDYAISQIPQARPDSLALLPASPSSVTSASALFSDGVHLFLQGQFIARATTRVRYCNHPSYRVIDGQVYKGFKPLHQKDGTPLPIANPDDFQMLAHRWGTDGQSIIVQAQQGSSISYEYFYRIDNADLATFTVLNERYAKDQHRAYYLTGKSIRYVGDFHLLNSWQPEFDECGRVVSASEHEDDYFAVDDTFVYAAGTRLRDAHGPSFRHLGFEYYRDHQHVYRRQKRLDVDVESFVVTQLYRNDQDYSPVLVGDKHGPLGSGGIIDAAMQETWAPYFKAHPQLKDYWWHRLQALPEASQTPAETLPLRAIGLGFELGRQVYFHGRVINGLDAASFKLLDTHLCGDAQGLYLIPFHNAQSAVPERFSREPAEHFRSLGAPYLTDGKTVFCHRIFYQPPEPIRKAQAATFESCGHGWAKDRDAVYYYGEAKKRLHPSDTRILGTYAISPTLILSEGKPLDVAFDPDEVRVPHPDFLQLGTRKLFCHRRPLSAKRIDLATLQFLNDRYARDQHRIYHYDGYATLTEVDEAHYRESLGQPAANA
- a CDS encoding type II toxin-antitoxin system ParD family antitoxin codes for the protein MSTMNISLPDALKSFIDDQVSLRGYSTSSEYVRELIRKDQDRQHLRGLVLAGAESAPTAPVNGDYFESLRAKVRKG
- a CDS encoding glycosyl transferase; its protein translation is MRMIYLSPVPWASFSQRPHHFVNWYHNQTGAPVLWIDPYPTRLPTLNDFRRKPPVADQQSVAVAPWLQVCKPRSLPIEPIPGSAMLLKRLWRNLFKEAAAFSAEGPCMICVGKPSELALQLLAFIPASHAVYDAMDDFPAFYQGLSRRSMERRQAQLIRQVGKVLASSNPLRDKLLGTTDPVELVLNACDMHALAPVESLDFGAKQQVLGYVGTLGRWFDWELVIALAQANSGNRIRLIGPLFTPPPCVLPDNIELLAECSHASAIAAMATFSVGLIPFKLNRLTASVDPIKYYEYRALGLPVISTRFGEMALRDQEPGVWIVDEVADLRKTAVEALASQSDCATVHQFREAHLWARRFSALNLKNVK
- the wecB gene encoding UDP-N-acetylglucosamine 2-epimerase (non-hydrolyzing), translating into MTRKVLCIVGTRPEAIKMAPVIKALQAQDTIVCRVLATAQHRGLLDQVLEGFAITADLDLDIMRPNQSLAALTSRLLLGLDGVLQAEKPDVVLAQGDTTTVMSAALACFYRHIPFGHVEAGLRTGDLGNPFPEEANRVIAGKLTRWHFAPTQQAVDNLLREGVATSDITLTGNTVIDALLMTAAQDCALAIPLDAGKRLVLVTAHRRENFGEPFQNICQAFKHLAERNPDIQILYPVHPNPNVKDVVHQLLGQTPNIILCAPLDYAPFIAAMKRSYLIISDSGGIQEEAPALGKPVLVLREETERPEAVDLGVVKLVGANRDTIVEAAQRLLDDPQAYQDMARGGSPYGDGKAAARIVDVLRQHFQPCA
- a CDS encoding FAD-dependent oxidoreductase is translated as MKPEFDVIIVGSGPAGTSAAYPLVKAGLKVLMVDAQADTGSATPPTRPFLSARANDEHQWKWMLGANFHALNQLDAVSPKLKTPTHAHVFEGFSARNRIETDNFIGIGSLATGGLSNAWGCGVATLGASDFAGLPIDFSEMQASYETVSRRIGISGRADDDLSSYFGLDQWSQPPLPLDALHQRLLDQYTRRQSAFPELGFRLGRSRVAVLSQPLDERKACDLSGNCLWGCQNQALYSASQELQKLKQYPGFQHVQDFLVEELQKLDGAWAITDRRSARRFCATRLLLAAGTLATTRLALKGLNHSAPLPLLSSPTAAFLLWLPKMLATPRVSTFGLGQLSFALALTARTSAFGSTFSTTGLPMTEFVNRIPMSKRYSIELLKNLLSACLVGNIFLPGHLSNNTAVLRPDGSLRINGHVHPELPGLMKTVEATLRRVYWKMGALLMPMSFTIGRPGADIHYAGTLPMHSTPRIGQTDHLGEVAGLGGVHIVDGACLPSLTEKSHTLTLMANADRIARSLVTTIGHHQA
- a CDS encoding sugar nucleotide-binding protein translates to MKLLITGATGYIGQRLSALAAASGHEVMCATRQPCPATYAWLPYDLRGPAPECPTGTQVLIHLAADTSTAALGADDEVKAAQALIQCAQQGSARFIFISSQTAEATAPGVYGRTKWRIEQHVLAAGGTVIRPGQVYGGPERGLFGLLSGLVRRSPFIPILMPAPGVQPIHVDDLATSILAVVERNDIHAEILNLGAVQPIAFDRFLMSIAAHRVRAARLPVPLPVALLRLLRLSLGQSLSAKLGLERIFSLIHLPPMDSERSLQKLGIQLRPLAHGMHRSGHGQRRGLLQEAAILLNYLLKRPPQRSLVSRYARALERAGKTRAILHSRWMMRWPILLALLDNPGVLHKPDGQELSWRLQVALGIAEASPQGAQVFLGAQQPRRLVATLVALGLTSVKALAWKIAALIGRPFARQLLLGSEAHREA
- a CDS encoding GtrA family protein, producing the protein MTFIRYGTIQLVAYALDMGTFLLLMALFNDQPVLANIAGKGVAGVFAFFLHRHFTFQSTGGSSKVQAVRYFSLLAINIPLASALFSVGLYFVNSPAPVKFVSDVVCVALTYWISKLFVFHSDTRPPVPADPAEGA